The nucleotide window ACAGCGCACGCCCGGGAGACTCCTCATCCTGATACCCCGTAATAGCAATCAAATTCGACGCATCGCCAGCCAAATGCTCGGCATAAAAACTCGACGCACCCCCAACCAACATCCCCGAAGACGCCACAATACAACACGGCGGCCCCGACAAAACACGGCGGCGATCAGCCGGTGACGACACCGCCCCCACAGTATCCGAATAAAAAATATCCTCATCGCGCTGTGCCCTGCGCCGCACCTGTGGCGCGAGATCATCGCCAAACGCAGAATACACCGCATTGACCGACCGCACCATCCCATCGACAAACACGGGAAACTCCGGAATCTGCTTGCGCCGCATCGCCCGCGCCAGAATCAGAATAACCTCCTGGGCACGCCCCACGGCAAAAGCGGGAACCAGCACCTTACCGCCCGCTTCAACCACCTCCGCCACGCGCAATGCAAGCGCGGCCTCTTGCTGGGTGCGATCCGCGTGCTGGCGATTGCCATACGTCGATTCCATCACCATCACATCGGGTCGGCACTGCGGCACAACCATCCCCGGAATAGTCAGTTGATTGGCAACCGACACATCGCCCGTCATCAACACACTTTCTCGCACACCCTCAATATAGACCAACGCCGCACCCAAAATATGCCCGGCGGGAATCCAGGTCGCGGTCAACGCACCATCGCAAATCGGCACCGTCGCAAGCCACGGCACATCCACCATGCGCCCCAATGCCGCATCGGCTGCCTCGGGCGGATAAAGCGGCAACTCGCCATCCCGGTCTTGTGCCATCAGTTTCACAGCATCTGACAACAACACCCGTGTAATCGCCTGTGTAGCAGGCGTAGAATACACCTTCACATCCGCCGGCAAACTATTCACCAACACCGGCAACGCACCCGTATGATCGGTATGCGCGTGTGTAATCAGCACCTCATCGGGCATACCTACATCGTCCAGCACAGAAAAATTGGGCAACTGCGATCCCTGTGCAGCCCCCATTCGAATACCCGCATCCACCAGAATGCGTCGCCCTTCGATCTCAATCAATGTACAGGAAGCACCGACCTCGTCGGCACCGCCCAAAAAGTGGAGTTTCATAAATAGTTGTCCCAAAAACCAAAATACGCTATTTTCCCCCTGAGACTGTCCATACCCAACACATTGCGGAAATCAACATCCTTCACCTATGATCCCACGTACCTATCTTTTAATCCTATTAGCCATCCTGCTCTTCGGCTGCACTGAACGCCAGGTCCGCATCCACTTTGAACAGGCCGAAAAATATCGCCACGAAGGCAAAATCGACCTCGCAATCGAAGAATACAAAGCCATCCTCGCCCTGAGTCCCGATGCAATTGACGCCCTCAACAACCTCGGTTATCTCTACGTTGGAAAAGGCCAGTATGCCAATGCCATTGCACAATATCAAAAAGCCATCGCCGTCAAACCCGACTTTGCCGAAGCCCACTTCAACCTCGGCGTCGCCTATGTCGCGCATAGCCAACTCGACAGCGCCATAACCGCGTACCAGCGCGCCATCCAATACGACCCCGACAACCACGAAATCCACAACAACATGGGCGCTGCCCACACCATGGCTGGCAATCACCGGGAAGCCGAAGCGAGCTACCAGCAGGCACTCAAACTCAAACCCGACTACGCCGACGTGTACCACAACCTCGGACTACTTTACACTTATGCAGGCAGATACCGGGATGCCATCCCACAATACGAAAAAGCCATCCGATACAAACCCAATTTTGCCGACGCGTACAATAACATGGGCAGTGCGCACCTCGAATTGGGCCAATATGAAGACGCCATCCAGCACTTTCAAACCGCTGTCCGTCTCCAACCCAATCACGCACTCGCCCAGGAAAACCTTCGAGAAACCAAAACGCGCATGGACGCGCTCCAAAGAGCACGCGAAGCCGGAGAAATGCGCGCCCAACACATCCTCGTCAAAACCGAAGCCGACGCCCAGCTTGTCCTCGAACAACTCAACTCAGGCGCAAAATTTGAAGCGCTCGCACAACTCTATTCCACCGACACGGCATCCGGGCGACAGGGCGGCGACCTCGGCGCATTCCTCCCCGGCACACTCCTGCCCAAATTCGAACAAGCCGTAAAAAAAATCGACCCCGGCAAGGTCGGCGGACCCGTCAAAACCCCAGCCGGATATCACATCATCAAACGCATCTACTAAACCCTAATCACCCAGCAAAAACTGCGCCTGCTTGCTCACGCTGGGCGTATTCGGTCTGTTTAAATCCGTCACCACCACCTCAATCTCCAACTGCTCTTTGCTATTCTCGGGCACATCCAGCGCAATATAAAGCGGCTCCGATGTCGCGGTACCCGTATGCTCATAAGAAATCTGCACCCCATCGGCCCGCGGAGTCTGGCTCAACAGTCGTCCCAATCCCCGAATCAGGCCCGTACCCTGTACCCCCTTAAGTCTGTACTCCACGCGGTACCGGGTTTGCCCAAACGCATCCTGGCTCAAATTGTAAACCTCGTAATAGAGATAAACCGGTTGCCCCTTCGCAAAAGTCTTAGACGGCAGGGGCACCACCTGCAAATCCCCCTTTTGGAACTTCCCCACCTGCTCTCCCACCTCGACAATCTGCCCCGCCAGTTCCAGATCGCTCAGCGCCAACGCTTCACCGCGGAAAGATGAGACCGCGACATAAGTCTTATGCACCTGAACTCTTCGGCTTATTGGATCGCGCACCTGGGTTCCCAATAAATACTGCCCCGGAGACAGCGCCGCACGCACCTGATCCACCATCAGCGTCCCCTTCTCCACCTCCCTACTTATCGCCTCAGCCACCCGCACGCTATCTCGAAAAACCGGCCTCAACGAACGATCATAGACCACCACGTCTCGATCCAGCATCACCTGTGAATTTCCCGACGGCGTCAAAGCAGCCATCGGCACCCCCATATACGCCTCCATAGCTGTCTCTCGCTCCGATGCCCGGAAATTTGCCGTGTACATATAAAGATCCAGAGGATCGCCCCCGTAATCGTGCACATAAATCGAAGGCGTTTGAGACACAACCTGTGCCACAACCGTCTCGGGCGCCATCCGCGACCACAGCGCGTGATTGGGCGAATTGGGCGGAACAGGCGCGAAATCGAAAAACCCACTACCCGTCGGATCCAGAAACGTAATCTCGATCCCCCCGCCGATCTCGGCATAAATCCACGACTCCCACTTATACCCCAATTCAGACCCATCGAGCATCACACTGCGCCTGCGCGGTATCGGGAAAGTCGGCACACCCCGCAACTCAGACGTCTCAGACTCCACCCCAAAACCATAAGACGACCGCGACTGTCCGTGTACATGCTTGCTCGGCGACACTTCTTCCAGCGCATTTGCAGCCATCATATTCAGGCGATTCTTCACCTTTGCGACTTTCTCATCCGTCTCAAACACCAGATAATCCGACCAGCTCTGATGATCCGGGTGCCCCAGCCGAATATACACATCGCCCCGCCGGTCCCACCCCCGCCCGTGCCACTCTTCCAGGCCCTCGGCAAAATTCGAGCGCGCGAAATGCACCCGCCGATAATGCTCGACGCGTCGCTCGTTCACCTGTGTCGTCGGCGTGGGATCCCGCTCCAACCAGAAAACCTCTCGAAGCTGTGTTAGCGACCGCCCAAAAGCGCCCTGAATTTTGGAAAGCACCTCGGCAGACGCCACCAGAGACAAATCCTGGTAATACTCCCGCTCTGTCGGATCCAAAAACTGAAAAAAGCGCTCAAAAGCCGCCTGCGCCTGGACAAAATCCCCCTGCTCAACATACATCTCTGCCAAAAGCGGCAAATACTCCTTCGGCTTTGTCTGTGCCATCTCCTCCAACTCACCCAGACTATAAGTTTTCTCCCCCGCGCTCTTCAGCCGCATCGCCACAAACGCCAGACGCGCAGGCGTAATGGGATGACCGGGATTTACCGCTATCTGCCGCGAATACGCTTTCATCGCCTTGTCGTAATAGTGCAGCGACTCGTAAAAAACGCCCAGCTTAAAATACGCGTCATAATGACCCGGAAAAAGCGCCACCACATTGCCAAAATAGTGATCCAGATCCACCCGATCCATCCCCACCATCGCCAGATGGCACATCCCCAGATTATAGTATGCCGCCGTATATGCCTTGTCCATCGCGCAGGTCTCGCGGAACAACCTCAGTGCCCGCGACTTCTGCCCCGGCATCTTCAACGCCGCCAGCGCCCTTCCATTGCGCGCCTCCACAAATTTCCTCTGCTTCTTAATCGCCCTTAAGAACAACGCCTCCGCTTCTTTTACCTCATCCTGCTCCAGACGAAGATAGCCCAGCGCGCACATCGCAACCACATCATTCGGGTGTAAAATCAGCATCCGGTCGCAAATACGGGCAGCCTCCGCCACCAGCTTTTCATCCGGTGTTTGCGCCCGCGTGATATACTTATTCGGAATCAGTCCCCCCCGCTCAAAATACGCATCCGACACCGTTACATGGCGACGACCAAAGTGATAACCGTAATAATACTTCAACATCAGCGGATTGCGCCCCTGCCAGAACCGCGCCAAAAACAAACCCTTCGCCTTCCGATCCAGCGCCTTGTAAAAAGCCGCTGTATCCGCACTGGCAACCTCGCCCAAAATCAAACCCGCCACCTGATCTTCAAACTCGCCAAAACTCGCCAGCAATTCCGCCCCGGCAAACTCCTGATCCGTCTCCAGTTCCCCCGCTTTATCCTCTCGCTCTAAAATTTTGATATGTACCCGCTTCACTCGAAGTTCACCGATCAAAGACTTGATCACTACCTCATCCTCTGACTCTGACACAATCTCGCCCTTCAACACCGTACCATCCTCCAGCAACACCGTTGCGCCATAAGCAGGCGCAACTGCCAAAAAGAGAAGTGTAATTAAAAAAGCCTTCATATTGGTACCCTTTTCCTGAGAATAACCCCACGAAGGCAAATACAATACCCCTTCCCCGCACACCTGTCAAGCCATGAAAAAACGGCGGAAGGACATAGCGTCCCTCCGCCGTTGTGATCGTGGGCGAACCACCCCGATCAACGACTTAGAAGGTAACAGCAGCGCTGAGGATATGCACCGAAGAAAAGAAAGCACTATCAAACTGCTTGAATGCATAATCCACCTTCACGCCCTGCCCACCTTCGGTCTTAAACTGCAACCCACCACCTGCAGAGATACCCTCTGTATCGTGGTTGGTCTTATACCCACCACGCAGCGTAAAGCCAACCGAGGACCCCGCTGCGCGATACGTATATTCGGCACCGACGTGAATACGCTCATCAAAATCGATGGGATTGTTCACATCCAGAGCCAGATCCAGATGGTGTGGCACAGGCGTATTGCCCATCATCGAAATCACATCGATGAGCAAACCCAGGCGGATATTCCTCGGCAGCTCAAACTGCTCCCGCTGATAAACCACCTCTGTGCTAAAATTCTGCACACTCATCGCCATCACCGTATTCCGGAACCCCGTATTGAAATACGTGCCCAGGTCAAAGGCGAAGGCATTCTTGGAATTATCCACCGTCTGCCTGGAAGCTCCCAAAAAGATATTTCCGGTACCCAGGTTCTGATGGGCCATCCTGAGAGTCGCTCCTGCGGAAAAACGGTCGGTAATTTTAAGACCATAAGCCGCAGAAATGGCATAATTGCTGGTAGTAATCTCGCCCTCGTCTTTGAATCCGGCGCCAGCGGGGTTTGGATCAATGGATGTAGCATTGACAGTACCCGCATCGAAAGTCACAACCGAAAGACCGAACGTCCCTCTGCCCGGCATATTCACTGCAACGCCAGCCACCATACTCTTCGTATCGACGAGCCAATCCACATACGTGACATGCGCCTCTTTACCTTCCATAAAAGCCAGCGCACCCGGATTAAAAAGAATCGCCGAACCACTGCCGATCAACCCCACACCAGCACCACCCAGAGCAGCGGTGCGTGCATCGGTGGGAATAGACAGGAAAGCAAAACCAGCCTGTCCGGTCTTGATAAACGTCGGCGCGGCTTCTTCAAAGCCCGGAACAACGGGATCCAGTTCCCGAGCGCGACCTTCAAAGTTGTCGGTCACGCCGGTCGCAACACTTCCCTGGGCAAACATATCGCTCGGCATCAGCCCCGCGCACAATAGCGCAATCAGAATATATTTTTTCACGATCATCCTCCTTGATTAGCGAACCACAATGAATTTCTCGATATGAGTGCCCGGAACCTGGGGGTCCCTGCTCTCAATATGGGCAAAGTAGATACCCGACACCAGGAACTGGTTATTGTCGTTGATCATCAGATCCCACGACAGATCGCCAGAACCCGCGGTGTGCTCAAACTCCTGAATCAGATCGCCGGTTATCGAGAAAATACGGATGATCGCGCTTGCAGGCAGATTTACGAATAGTAGTTTATTGGCCTGACCCGTAAAATTGAATCCACCTTGCTCTAAATCGCCGCCCTGAATCTGGAAAGGATTAGGCACAATCCGCACACTCGTAATATCCCGCCCAGGTGCGCGGAATGGACTCACGCCATCCCCCAGGGTGCGGGTGGCAAAAAAGCTGCTCTCCAGACCATTGGCATCAACGGCTGTAACCGCGTAATAATACCGCGTACCGCGAATCACAGTATCGTCATTGTAGGATGTGCCATTGACCGTGAAAACATCTCGCAGACTGGGTGGTTTTGTCTCAAAACCCGCCATGCGATAAACCCGGTATGAAGCCGCACCCGGAACAGCAGCCCAGGAAAGTTCGTTTTGATCCGGACCAGATGTTATTTCTATCCGTGAGGGCCAATCTGGCGTGGGCGGCAAAACGGGCTGCAAACCAACCACCGAGTTTACCTCGCGGTTGTTCCACGCCTTGTGCGCCACATCTACCGCCGCCTTCAGGGAATCCAATCCACTGTTGAGAAAAGCTTCTTTCTCATCAAAAGAAATAGAGCCTTCCGACCACATTCTGCCCACCCGTTTGTTCTCTTCGATGGATGGACCCGTAACAATCCAGGCAGACACAATGTGAATACTCTCACCGGGATTCAGTTCGGGCCAGGGACCAAATGTCACCATCCATTCCCAGTATCCTTGCTGAGACTCAACGGACGTCGCTACATTTCTAACGCGCTCGGCCCGCGTCGTATTCGACAGCGTGTAAAAATCGTGTACAGCCCCCATATCCGCACTATCTGTGGTAATCCAACTGGCGTCTGGCACCCAGCGGGCAACGCGCGGTTGCCGATTCTCGATATCAGGCTCATTCATACTGTCCAGCCAGTTGTCGGAAAGCGTATTGGGATCGCTCACCGGCGTCTTATCCACATGCAAAAACACCCGACCTTTGTATTCAGGCTCGAGAAACTCACCCGCATCGACCAGTGCCTCGCGGATCTCGTCCAACTTCGCGACACCCGCCGCAGGTGCCGGTTCGCCGCGATCATCGCCATCGGGCCGGGTACCTGTGCGGTCTGAGGCATTCCCATCGTAGGAATACATCAGCTTGAGTTCATCATCCCAGTTGTTCACCTCGTCGAGAATCCCGTGCTCAATCCCCGCGTCAAACGGACGCGAATCATTCCCAAAAGTCGGCGTGATGTGAGAACCGCCAGAGGGACCGCGATTGGCCGCCTGCATAAACCAGTGGAAACCGAGATGGAAATTCTGCAGCACCGGATTCTTGTCGCGGGTTTCCGGACTCAAGTCTGTACCGCGCTCACCGGTGCGCACATCGGGCACCCGGGGATTTTCGGGATACGTAAAGGTCTCAATCTGAAAAATAATATCCTGGGCTTCTGTATTCGCCCATCGCCACGTCTGGGTCCTCTGGTGGATACCGCCAGTGTGGACGCGCTGACCTTCTTGATACACGTCTGAACCCAGTCCGGGAATCACGCCCTCAAACGCGTCGGCAGGTAATCCATCAAAGCGGGTATCAAAAACTGTCCATGCCTCCCGCTTGATCTCTGATCCATCCTGAATCAGCAGAGGTGGCGCAATGCGAAATGCCTTGGGAGATCCTTTGCCCACCGCATTGAAGAAAGAACTCGAAATATCGGCAAGGTCATCCGTACCGTCGTTGACATACTTGGGAATGCTGGTATTGGCGAGTTCTGGAAAATGCGCAGAGTAGCTGGGCATATTGAAATTATCCATAATAATCGCCGACCTCAGCCCCCAGTTTCGAGCGACCAGGTAGTTGATATCCGGGTTGGTGCGCCCCTCGTTCAGGCCGCCGGGCCAGTGCGTGCCCCAGTTCCGTCCTGGATTTTGTGCGAAAGCACTTCCCGAAGAGACCAGCAATCCCAGAACTATCAGAAGGGGTACATATCGTCTCATCATAACAGATTATCTCCTGAAAAACAGATTGCAAACCTCCCCGGTTCCCCCCTCGTGCGGAAGGAACCGGAAGAGGTCTCAAAATTAGAAGGACCAGCGCACGCCGAGGTGGATATCTCGCGGATTGATATAGAACAAATACGACCGCTGCGACATCACACTCTCATCCAGTTCTTTGCCCGGCTTGTCGCCTTCTTGCAGATTCCCGCTCGCATCCACGGTCCAGC belongs to Gemmatimonadota bacterium and includes:
- a CDS encoding tetratricopeptide repeat protein, which gives rise to MIPRTYLLILLAILLFGCTERQVRIHFEQAEKYRHEGKIDLAIEEYKAILALSPDAIDALNNLGYLYVGKGQYANAIAQYQKAIAVKPDFAEAHFNLGVAYVAHSQLDSAITAYQRAIQYDPDNHEIHNNMGAAHTMAGNHREAEASYQQALKLKPDYADVYHNLGLLYTYAGRYRDAIPQYEKAIRYKPNFADAYNNMGSAHLELGQYEDAIQHFQTAVRLQPNHALAQENLRETKTRMDALQRAREAGEMRAQHILVKTEADAQLVLEQLNSGAKFEALAQLYSTDTASGRQGGDLGAFLPGTLLPKFEQAVKKIDPGKVGGPVKTPAGYHIIKRIY
- a CDS encoding GWxTD domain-containing protein, which translates into the protein MKAFLITLLFLAVAPAYGATVLLEDGTVLKGEIVSESEDEVVIKSLIGELRVKRVHIKILEREDKAGELETDQEFAGAELLASFGEFEDQVAGLILGEVASADTAAFYKALDRKAKGLFLARFWQGRNPLMLKYYYGYHFGRRHVTVSDAYFERGGLIPNKYITRAQTPDEKLVAEAARICDRMLILHPNDVVAMCALGYLRLEQDEVKEAEALFLRAIKKQRKFVEARNGRALAALKMPGQKSRALRLFRETCAMDKAYTAAYYNLGMCHLAMVGMDRVDLDHYFGNVVALFPGHYDAYFKLGVFYESLHYYDKAMKAYSRQIAVNPGHPITPARLAFVAMRLKSAGEKTYSLGELEEMAQTKPKEYLPLLAEMYVEQGDFVQAQAAFERFFQFLDPTEREYYQDLSLVASAEVLSKIQGAFGRSLTQLREVFWLERDPTPTTQVNERRVEHYRRVHFARSNFAEGLEEWHGRGWDRRGDVYIRLGHPDHQSWSDYLVFETDEKVAKVKNRLNMMAANALEEVSPSKHVHGQSRSSYGFGVESETSELRGVPTFPIPRRRSVMLDGSELGYKWESWIYAEIGGGIEITFLDPTGSGFFDFAPVPPNSPNHALWSRMAPETVVAQVVSQTPSIYVHDYGGDPLDLYMYTANFRASERETAMEAYMGVPMAALTPSGNSQVMLDRDVVVYDRSLRPVFRDSVRVAEAISREVEKGTLMVDQVRAALSPGQYLLGTQVRDPISRRVQVHKTYVAVSSFRGEALALSDLELAGQIVEVGEQVGKFQKGDLQVVPLPSKTFAKGQPVYLYYEVYNLSQDAFGQTRYRVEYRLKGVQGTGLIRGLGRLLSQTPRADGVQISYEHTGTATSEPLYIALDVPENSKEQLEIEVVVTDLNRPNTPSVSKQAQFLLGD
- a CDS encoding PorV/PorQ family protein codes for the protein MKKYILIALLCAGLMPSDMFAQGSVATGVTDNFEGRARELDPVVPGFEEAAPTFIKTGQAGFAFLSIPTDARTAALGGAGVGLIGSGSAILFNPGALAFMEGKEAHVTYVDWLVDTKSMVAGVAVNMPGRGTFGLSVVTFDAGTVNATSIDPNPAGAGFKDEGEITTSNYAISAAYGLKITDRFSAGATLRMAHQNLGTGNIFLGASRQTVDNSKNAFAFDLGTYFNTGFRNTVMAMSVQNFSTEVVYQREQFELPRNIRLGLLIDVISMMGNTPVPHHLDLALDVNNPIDFDERIHVGAEYTYRAAGSSVGFTLRGGYKTNHDTEGISAGGGLQFKTEGGQGVKVDYAFKQFDSAFFSSVHILSAAVTF